A stretch of Bacillota bacterium DNA encodes these proteins:
- a CDS encoding DNA alkylation repair protein, which produces MNDVLEIRESIGRDILLEREKRGNRGIPTSVVRDICKRHYQRVRRRDKQTILQICDESLKCDEWEKRTIAFEFAFRIKRYDEDDYQVFYRWLNDHVSGWESCDDLCTHALGLYVFQYPSSIDSIRRWTVSDNCWVRRAAAVVLIYSIRRGRLFKQGLEIADRLLLDEHDLVRKGYGWMLKEISNKDPKLVYDFVMERKQVMPRVSLRYAIEKMDSKSREELMS; this is translated from the coding sequence ATGAACGACGTGCTAGAGATAAGGGAGAGCATAGGCCGCGACATCCTGTTGGAAAGAGAGAAGCGCGGAAATCGTGGGATTCCGACCTCGGTTGTCAGAGACATCTGCAAGAGACACTACCAGAGAGTCAGACGTCGCGACAAGCAGACGATACTGCAGATTTGCGATGAGTCATTGAAGTGCGATGAGTGGGAGAAGAGAACAATAGCTTTCGAGTTCGCCTTCAGGATCAAGCGCTATGACGAAGATGACTACCAGGTCTTCTACAGATGGCTAAACGACCATGTGTCTGGATGGGAAAGCTGTGACGACCTGTGCACTCACGCTTTGGGTCTCTACGTGTTTCAGTATCCTAGCAGCATAGACAGCATACGCCGATGGACCGTGTCCGATAACTGCTGGGTCAGAAGAGCGGCTGCCGTCGTCCTGATATACTCGATCCGACGAGGGAGGCTGTTCAAGCAAGGGCTAGAAATCGCAGACAGACTGCTATTGGATGAGCATGACTTGGTGCGGAAAGGGTATGGCTGGATGCTGAAGGAGATCTCCAACAAGGATCCGAAGCTGGTATACGATTTCGTCATGGAGCGGAAGCAGGTCATGCCCAGAGTATCGCTGAGATACGCCATCGAGAAGATGGACTCGAAATCAAGAGAAGAGCTGATGAGCTAA